A genome region from Desulfurobacterium indicum includes the following:
- a CDS encoding methylenetetrahydrofolate reductase C-terminal domain-containing protein — MVVVELKPFNEILKLISPYKKVTVLGCEIGSGRCMQGGLREAKEIAQFLENNGKEITEVLTIGGTCLIEKVRKLEFKETDVIISLACGAGTQVVAEETEIPVVTGVSTLFIGADCHREVFYEYCIACGDCIISETAGICPIARCPKSLKNSPCGGAINGMCEVNNDTECVWFTIERKLKKLKQPFRIGEPTFIDFSRSNHPRRFKNEL; from the coding sequence ATGGTAGTTGTTGAACTTAAACCATTCAATGAAATCCTTAAACTGATATCACCGTACAAAAAAGTGACTGTTCTGGGATGTGAAATAGGCTCAGGAAGGTGCATGCAAGGTGGCTTGAGAGAGGCGAAAGAAATCGCTCAATTTTTAGAAAATAACGGGAAAGAGATAACAGAAGTTTTAACGATAGGCGGAACATGCCTTATAGAAAAGGTAAGAAAACTTGAATTCAAAGAAACCGACGTCATCATCTCTCTCGCCTGCGGAGCAGGAACACAGGTAGTAGCAGAAGAAACAGAGATACCGGTTGTAACAGGCGTATCAACACTATTCATAGGTGCTGACTGCCACAGAGAAGTATTCTATGAATACTGCATTGCCTGTGGAGACTGCATAATATCTGAAACCGCAGGTATATGTCCCATAGCAAGATGTCCGAAATCACTCAAGAACAGCCCCTGCGGCGGTGCAATAAACGGAATGTGTGAAGTAAACAACGATACTGAATGTGTATGGTTCACTATAGAAAGAAAACTCAAAAAACTGAAACAACCATTTAGAATAGGAGAACCAACCTTTATAGATTTCTCCAGATCAAACCATCCGAGGCGGTTTAAAAATGAGCTTTAG
- the hypE gene encoding hydrogenase expression/formation protein HypE encodes MEKIEIAHGSGGKLTRELIENLFLKYLDFEELKSLQDASYLKLSSPNIAMTTDSYVVKPFKFPGGNTGKLSVCGTINDLTVSGAIPKYLSLGLIIEEGFSLKELEDIISTIAKTAKEAGIVIATGDTKVVESGKCDGIYINTAGIGEIKKELSPKFVKPGDVVIVTGYIGDHGIAISLAREEFDMEIPVKSDCAPLNTLLTPLFDISGLKWMRDPTRGGVATVTVELSEMSGYGIKLFEDKIPVREEVKFVCDMLGYDPLYLANEGKALIVVDRKDAESTLNILKEHPLGKDSAIIGEVTDSFKGVRLKTRIGGERLLDLLEDDPLPRIC; translated from the coding sequence ATGGAAAAGATAGAAATAGCTCACGGAAGCGGCGGAAAATTAACAAGAGAACTAATAGAAAATCTATTCTTAAAATACCTTGATTTTGAAGAACTAAAATCGCTTCAAGATGCATCCTACCTGAAACTTTCATCACCAAATATCGCCATGACGACAGATTCATACGTTGTAAAGCCTTTTAAATTTCCCGGCGGAAACACAGGCAAACTCTCGGTGTGCGGAACAATAAACGACCTCACCGTGAGCGGAGCAATACCAAAATACCTATCGCTGGGACTTATAATAGAAGAAGGATTCTCTCTTAAAGAACTGGAAGACATAATCTCCACAATAGCTAAAACGGCAAAAGAAGCCGGGATAGTAATAGCTACGGGGGATACAAAAGTAGTTGAATCGGGAAAATGTGACGGCATATATATAAACACAGCAGGTATAGGAGAAATAAAAAAAGAACTCTCCCCAAAATTTGTAAAACCGGGAGACGTTGTTATCGTAACTGGCTATATCGGCGACCACGGAATAGCAATATCTCTGGCTCGTGAAGAATTTGACATGGAAATCCCCGTAAAAAGCGACTGTGCCCCTTTAAATACACTTCTTACTCCTCTGTTTGACATTTCTGGACTCAAGTGGATGAGAGATCCGACCAGGGGGGGTGTGGCAACCGTTACGGTTGAACTTTCAGAAATGAGCGGTTACGGTATAAAACTGTTTGAGGATAAAATCCCTGTTCGAGAAGAAGTAAAATTTGTCTGCGACATGTTAGGATACGACCCGCTATATCTTGCCAATGAAGGTAAAGCACTGATAGTAGTTGATAGAAAAGACGCCGAAAGCACTCTCAATATTCTAAAAGAACACCCGTTGGGGAAAGACAGCGCAATCATCGGAGAAGTAACTGATAGTTTCAAAGGAGTCAGGTTAAAAACCAGAATCGGCGGTGAAAGGCTTCTTGACCTTCTCGAAGACGATCCCCTTCCAAGGATATGTTGA
- a CDS encoding methylenetetrahydrofolate reductase yields the protein MSFSEKINNGKFIITAEVAPPRGTYYQTIIEGIKPLKGYVDGFNVTDNQRSMVRASSIAMSRVLLENGFEPICQFTARDRNRIALQSDLLGAYILGIKNICLMTGDFTTLGDEKGAKPVFDVDSLLMLKIVKTLEEGHLINGKELKGKPSFNVGAVFNPFAGPEKLQIEKLRKKVELGAKFIQTQPVYDIETAKRTHEIIKETGAIPIIGLLPIKSLKMANFIKKLNPKSVPDKFIEKLASAKDPHTYGWEYTLEIAHGIAEFGRGIHFMLVGKTYELAKFIDYLKNESPYNHKF from the coding sequence ATGAGCTTTAGCGAAAAGATAAACAACGGCAAATTCATAATAACAGCAGAAGTGGCACCACCAAGAGGAACATACTATCAAACAATAATAGAAGGTATTAAACCACTGAAAGGCTACGTTGACGGGTTCAATGTAACGGACAACCAGCGATCAATGGTAAGAGCCTCATCTATTGCCATGTCCAGAGTGCTTCTTGAAAACGGCTTCGAACCGATCTGTCAGTTCACCGCAAGAGATAGAAACCGTATAGCTCTCCAATCGGATCTTTTAGGAGCTTACATACTCGGTATCAAAAATATCTGTTTAATGACCGGTGATTTCACAACTTTAGGCGATGAAAAAGGAGCAAAACCGGTATTTGACGTTGATTCTCTACTAATGTTAAAAATAGTTAAAACCCTCGAAGAAGGACACCTAATAAACGGGAAAGAGCTAAAGGGGAAGCCCTCATTTAACGTAGGAGCCGTTTTCAATCCTTTTGCAGGACCTGAAAAACTACAGATTGAAAAACTCAGAAAGAAGGTAGAATTAGGAGCAAAATTTATACAAACTCAACCTGTTTATGACATAGAAACCGCTAAAAGAACACATGAAATTATCAAAGAGACAGGGGCAATACCTATTATAGGATTACTGCCTATAAAATCATTAAAAATGGCAAACTTCATAAAAAAACTTAACCCCAAATCAGTCCCCGACAAATTTATCGAAAAACTGGCAAGTGCAAAAGACCCTCACACATACGGCTGGGAATATACCCTTGAAATCGCCCACGGCATAGCCGAATTCGGCAGGGGCATACATTTCATGCTTGTCGGAAAAACCTATGAACTTGCGAAATTTATAGATTACTTGAAAAACGAAAGTCCATATAACCACAAATTTTAA
- a CDS encoding ABC transporter permease yields the protein MIVETDILKFLALSYTFVLLVIIFDRKMEIGLWKELAVNSILSLIQLIGIGAVLIFLLKFNSRLMTFSIIIVMIFNASWIALSRFKLKSYDKKKIFFLIFITILFVTLTVIGPLLGVGFVTFKPTKIIPMCGIIVAGGMRALSLSFNFYKARLKDMEDFIVSLAAIGASDMKIFGIIFKEILRNATIPMRDMMKAAGIVHIPGIMVGLLMAGTFPLKAAIIQFTVLSSMLFEYALVPTMFMLLWIKIFGLKLETE from the coding sequence ATGATAGTGGAAACCGACATACTAAAATTTCTGGCTCTTTCCTACACATTTGTTTTGCTTGTAATTATCTTTGACAGAAAAATGGAAATAGGACTGTGGAAAGAGCTTGCCGTCAATTCAATTCTCTCTCTAATCCAGCTAATAGGAATAGGAGCTGTCTTAATTTTTCTTTTAAAATTCAACTCCAGATTAATGACCTTTTCTATTATCATCGTTATGATATTCAACGCTTCGTGGATAGCGTTAAGCCGTTTTAAACTCAAATCTTACGACAAGAAAAAGATCTTCTTTTTGATATTCATAACCATTTTATTTGTCACTTTAACCGTTATCGGTCCGCTCCTCGGAGTAGGTTTTGTAACCTTCAAACCTACAAAAATCATTCCTATGTGCGGAATCATTGTCGCCGGAGGAATGAGAGCACTTTCTTTATCCTTCAATTTTTACAAGGCAAGATTGAAAGACATGGAAGATTTCATAGTATCGTTGGCAGCCATCGGTGCCTCTGATATGAAAATATTCGGTATTATATTTAAGGAAATTCTAAGAAATGCAACCATTCCTATGAGAGACATGATGAAAGCAGCGGGAATTGTTCACATTCCCGGCATAATGGTAGGTCTCTTAATGGCAGGAACATTCCCACTTAAAGCTGCAATTATTCAATTTACCGTTTTATCGTCAATGCTGTTTGAGTATGCACTTGTACCAACAATGTTCATGCTTTTGTGGATAAAAATTTTTGGATTAAAGTTAGAAACAGAATAG
- a CDS encoding peptidylprolyl isomerase, with protein sequence MMKKLLTALTIITVATTPVMAKSKIIAKVDNVTITQQDLNNLLDSLPTQYDKNDPKVRKELIKFLIDQEILVQEARREGIDKDPKVKKQIENTIKQILATALLNKKIPESKIKVTDKELKAFYEKHKNELKGLDGKPVPFDQIKNFLKAQLIKQKQQQAVEEYINSIKKNHKIEIIGEGK encoded by the coding sequence ATGATGAAGAAACTCTTAACCGCTCTAACAATTATAACAGTTGCTACCACCCCAGTAATGGCAAAGTCAAAAATCATTGCAAAAGTAGACAACGTAACAATTACGCAGCAGGACCTTAACAATCTCTTAGACTCTCTACCGACCCAATATGATAAAAACGACCCAAAAGTGAGAAAAGAGCTGATAAAATTCCTGATAGATCAGGAAATTTTAGTTCAGGAAGCCAGGAGAGAAGGAATTGACAAAGATCCAAAAGTTAAAAAGCAGATAGAAAACACCATAAAGCAGATACTGGCAACCGCCCTTTTGAACAAGAAAATTCCAGAAAGCAAAATAAAAGTTACAGATAAAGAACTTAAAGCTTTCTACGAAAAACACAAAAATGAACTTAAAGGTCTTGACGGAAAGCCAGTTCCCTTTGACCAAATCAAGAATTTCCTGAAAGCACAACTTATCAAACAAAAGCAACAGCAAGCTGTCGAAGAATACATAAACTCAATCAAGAAAAATCACAAAATTGAAATAATAGGAGAAGGGAAATGA
- a CDS encoding DUF7132 family protein produces MKVKESKEIRLQKVVTKTGAELYRIIVSPSLFYLEQNPLKPSKYGVAYKELKKAYPDFYMFWEIKNGKFTGRLLTATFLDRDDIDRFIDSIITDESYKEYEDVKDEF; encoded by the coding sequence ATGAAAGTTAAAGAATCAAAAGAGATAAGACTGCAAAAAGTAGTAACCAAAACCGGAGCCGAACTTTACAGAATCATAGTTTCTCCTTCTCTTTTTTACCTTGAACAGAATCCACTAAAACCCTCAAAATACGGAGTTGCATACAAAGAACTTAAAAAAGCATATCCAGACTTTTATATGTTCTGGGAAATCAAAAACGGCAAGTTTACAGGGAGACTTTTAACAGCCACTTTCCTTGACAGAGACGACATCGACCGGTTTATAGACTCCATAATAACCGACGAAAGCTACAAAGAGTATGAAGACGTTAAAGACGAGTTTTAA
- a CDS encoding phosphatidate cytidylyltransferase — protein sequence MSDRIIGALIVIAYALIMLKATGAFYLFLVLFLGLQIIGELLDITGLSEYRFVPFVIFTFSIVLFSHLHHREIIVPLTILSLFFYLTIIENIESKTFFPFTLTFTYITIGIGSIATFNWKLLVFLISIVWSVDTLAYLTGRYFGKHKLAPAISPKKTVEGSVGGSIGGTIISLIVGTRLGIINYSATTVGILFALTIISQIGDLFESYLKRYFDVKDSGNTIPGHGGVLDRLDSSIAVAPFLLMFLNSGIRLF from the coding sequence GTGAGTGATAGAATAATTGGAGCCTTGATAGTTATTGCCTACGCTCTTATTATGCTAAAGGCGACCGGTGCCTTTTATTTGTTTCTGGTTCTCTTCCTGGGACTTCAAATCATCGGCGAATTACTTGACATAACTGGACTATCAGAATACAGATTTGTGCCTTTTGTAATATTTACTTTCTCAATTGTTCTGTTCAGCCATCTCCACCATAGAGAAATCATCGTACCGCTCACAATCCTATCGCTTTTCTTTTACCTCACAATAATTGAAAATATCGAGAGCAAAACTTTCTTTCCTTTTACGCTAACATTCACATACATAACCATCGGTATAGGAAGTATCGCAACTTTTAACTGGAAACTTCTGGTATTTCTCATTTCAATAGTCTGGTCTGTAGATACTCTGGCATACCTGACAGGACGCTATTTCGGGAAACATAAGCTTGCCCCCGCCATAAGCCCTAAAAAAACTGTAGAAGGCTCAGTAGGTGGAAGTATAGGAGGAACAATAATATCTTTGATAGTCGGAACCAGACTGGGAATTATCAACTATTCTGCAACCACTGTAGGAATTCTTTTTGCTTTAACGATCATCTCCCAGATCGGTGATCTATTTGAAAGCTATCTTAAACGATATTTCGATGTGAAAGACTCCGGAAACACTATTCCGGGACATGGAGGCGTGCTTGACAGACTGGACAGCTCCATAGCCGTTGCTCCATTTCTCCTAATGTTCTTAAACAGTGGCATAAGGCTATTTTAA
- a CDS encoding SurA N-terminal domain-containing protein: MRWLFSLFLFITLTFYADAKILDYVEITVNNIPILHSEIEKYASENNVDEKSAAKELINKALLLSEARKEGLSIDNKTFETALENLAKANGFKNVEEFRKAVEKEGIQWKDLKKKLEEQLLIQKLIALKIKRNLKISDGEIEKVCKAEGTKAREVYYVVTDNSTLAEEIKSYLKEGLPFKNATKICTQENNCKSGFIGNVKRGMLLQPIDKIVWSSKIGVPQTVTINGKIYVIYVKGEKQASCNTEKIKEKLLKKEYAKALKSLVEKLRSTAHIEYFKP; encoded by the coding sequence ATGAGGTGGCTCTTCTCCCTTTTTCTTTTTATCACATTGACATTTTACGCCGACGCAAAAATTCTGGATTATGTGGAAATTACAGTTAACAACATCCCGATTCTCCACAGCGAAATCGAGAAGTATGCTTCCGAAAACAATGTAGATGAAAAAAGCGCGGCAAAAGAGCTAATTAACAAAGCTCTTCTCCTATCGGAAGCCAGAAAGGAAGGTTTGTCCATAGACAATAAGACCTTTGAAACGGCACTTGAAAATCTTGCAAAGGCAAATGGGTTTAAAAACGTAGAAGAATTCAGGAAAGCCGTTGAAAAGGAAGGAATCCAATGGAAAGATCTTAAGAAAAAACTGGAAGAACAACTGCTGATACAAAAACTAATTGCCTTAAAGATAAAGAGAAACCTTAAAATATCCGACGGAGAGATAGAAAAGGTCTGCAAAGCAGAGGGAACAAAAGCAAGAGAAGTGTACTACGTGGTAACCGATAACAGCACACTGGCAGAAGAGATAAAATCCTATCTAAAAGAAGGACTACCCTTTAAAAACGCAACCAAAATATGCACTCAAGAAAACAACTGCAAAAGCGGATTCATCGGAAACGTAAAGAGAGGTATGCTCCTTCAACCCATAGATAAAATAGTCTGGAGCTCAAAAATAGGAGTGCCTCAGACAGTTACTATCAACGGAAAAATCTACGTCATTTACGTTAAAGGAGAAAAACAAGCATCATGCAACACGGAAAAGATTAAAGAAAAACTCCTGAAGAAAGAATACGCAAAAGCCCTAAAATCCCTCGTAGAAAAATTAAGATCAACTGCCCACATAGAATATTTCAAACCGTGA
- the uppS gene encoding polyprenyl diphosphate synthase — protein sequence MDKIPVHVGVIMDGNGRWAQKRGLPRIEGHRVGANVTVEIVKAAKRLGIKYLSLYAFSTENWKRPKKEVEFLFNLMYEYVKSKLPLFLEEDVQFRTIGRLWQLPDYLKEGFKEIEEKTAHCKTMKAVFTVNYGGRQEIIDAVNKALKEGAKKITVETIRRNLYMPELPDLDLLIRTSGEMRISNFLLWQSAYTELWFTKTLWPDFTPEEFKKAIEEYGRRERRFGGIKSE from the coding sequence ATGGACAAGATACCCGTTCACGTAGGCGTAATAATGGACGGCAACGGCCGATGGGCACAAAAAAGAGGTCTGCCCAGGATAGAGGGCCACAGAGTGGGAGCAAACGTCACCGTTGAAATTGTTAAAGCAGCCAAAAGGCTTGGAATAAAATATTTATCTCTATACGCTTTCTCCACAGAAAACTGGAAAAGACCAAAAAAAGAAGTAGAGTTCTTATTTAACCTTATGTATGAATACGTAAAATCAAAACTTCCTCTCTTTCTGGAAGAAGACGTCCAATTTAGAACCATCGGAAGGCTTTGGCAGTTACCAGACTACTTAAAAGAAGGCTTTAAAGAAATCGAAGAAAAAACAGCCCACTGTAAAACAATGAAAGCTGTATTTACGGTAAACTACGGCGGCAGACAGGAGATAATAGATGCCGTTAACAAAGCACTGAAAGAAGGAGCAAAAAAGATAACAGTAGAAACCATAAGACGAAACCTTTACATGCCGGAACTTCCCGATCTTGATCTTCTCATAAGAACAAGCGGCGAAATGCGTATATCAAACTTCCTCCTCTGGCAGTCTGCATACACAGAACTCTGGTTTACAAAAACACTATGGCCTGATTTCACACCAGAAGAATTCAAGAAAGCAATAGAAGAATACGGCAGAAGGGAAAGGAGATTCGGAGGCATCAAAAGTGAGTGA